ATCTTGTATCACAGAAGCAGGAAGCTAAAGTGGTTCTGATGGAACACTCGACAGCCAAATCAGGAAAGGATAGAATCAAAGGCTTTCTTGATGCGATAAAGGGTTACGATGGAATTGAGATAGTTGACAGGGTAGAATGTGAGGGACAGCTTGAAATCGCAATGCCTAAGATGAAAGAAATAATAGAATCAGGAACCAGGTTTGATCAGGTATTTTGTCTGAATGACCTTGCAAGTGTTGGTGTTGTTGCTGCGCTTGATGAGAAGAATATGCTTGATAAAGTCGATGTGTATGGTGTAGATGCATCACCTGATGCAAAGGCTCTGATTAAAGAAGGAATGATGAAAGCGACAGCAGCACAGTTTCCGTCGAGAATAGGAAAAGCAGCTGCGGAGAAAATATATGATTTACTTCAGGGCAAATCTGTGGAGGATTACATATATATTCCAGTAGAACTTGTGGAACAGTCCAATGTTGATACATATAGTGTTGAACGCTGGCAATAGGAGAATGCGATAATGGATAGAAACAGCACATTACAAATCCAGTTTTCCTTTATGAAAAATCTAAATTTTCTGATACTGATTTTTATAAGTGTCGTGACAATGTTTGGTGTAAGGGGCTGCATCAACGATAAAAGTGCTTTAGATTTTTTAAATACTGCGGGGAAATTACCTGTAGCGCAATGGAAAATATTTATTTTAAGTATAGGATATTTTATATGTCTGCTATTTTTACTCTCACTGCAATGCAAGAATAATTTTGAATTGTTCATAAAGATTACAGTCGAGATTCTTGTTGGACTTATGATATGCAATACAGTTTATTTCGGGTATGCAGGTGTGATTTTGTTAATACTTGCAGATGCAATACAGTATGCTCCGAATATGAAATACCGACTGTGGGTCATACTTATAGCGTGTATTATCTATATGATAGTTGATGCAAACGTGATATCTACGGTATATACATGTGTGCCGCTTGAGACGATGTGGATGTATTATGATGTGAATTCAAGGGTACTTTTGTTTGCTGTTTTAAAATTCCTTAATGCACTTAATCTTTTTTCATTTATCTACTATATGGTGGTTCTTATTGTAGACCAGATGAGTGAGAAAAAGAGGATACTTTGTCTGAACGAGGAACTTGAACAGAAGAATGCACAGCTTCTTGAATATGCAAAGCAGATGGAGACTGTTGTGCAGACGAAGGAGCGTAACAGACTTGCCAGAGAGATTCATGATACATTAGGACATGCACTTACAGGAATCATAACAGGGCTGGATGCATGCATAATGCTTATAGATGTCGCACCAGATGCGGTAAAGACACAGCTTACAGCCATTGCAGATGTTGCGCGTCAGGGAATGACGGATGTACGAAGATCAATCAAGGCACTCAGACCAGATGCACTTGATAAGATTAAATTAAAGGAAGCTCTTAAGCAGATGATATCTGAGATATCACAATCCACAGGTGTAAAGATCCAGTTTGATTGTGATATAGAGTTTGACTACTTTAATCAGGATGAAGAAGATGTAGTGTATCGAATTGTGCAGGAGAGTATTACAAATGGCATCAGGCATGGAAAAGCATCAGAGATAAATGTGAATATCCAAAGAGAATACAATCTGCTGACAATTACTATAAAGGATAATGGTATTGGATGTCCTGATGTAAAGCAGGGATTTGGACTGCATCATATGCATGAACGTTTACAGATGCTAAATGGCAGACTTAAATATGATGGAAGTGATGGATTTACAGTGTGTGCTGAAATACCAATCAGATGGGGAGAAGAGAAAAATGATTAAGATACTTATAGCTGATGACCAGGAACTGATTCGTCAGAGTTTGCAGATTATACTGAATAATGAGCAGGATTTTGAAGTGACAGATGCTGTTGAAAATGGGGTAAAGGTTATCCGTTCTATCCGTAAGAATAAGCCTGATGTGATACTTATGGATATCAGAATGCCTGAGATGGATGGTGTGGTATGTACACAGATTGTCAAAGAAAATTATGATGATATAAAGATAATCATTCTTACTACATTCGATGATGATGAGTATGTATTTAACGCTCTCAAATATGGTGCAAGCGGATATTTGTTAAAAGGTATTTCGATGAAAGAATTGTCAGATTCAATTCGCAAGGTCTACAAGGGCAATGCGATGATAAATGGTGACATAGCATCGAAGGTAGTAAAATTATTTTCTAAAATGGCACGTAGCAATCTGGTTATACAGGTTGACGAGAAGCAGTCGGAGAGTCTGAAGGACAATGAATGGCAGATTATTTCACAGGTCGGATGTGGACTGTCGAACAAAGAAATTGCGACAAAGCTTAATCTGTCAGAGGGAACAGTCAGAAATTCTCTTAGTACAATCCTTAGTAAACTGTGTCTTAGAGATAGAACACAGCTTGCAATATGGGCTGTACAGACGGGCGCAATTTATCATAATTTGGAAGATGGTGTGGAATAGATGAAAGATTTGCAGAAGAATACAATTCTTAAGTCTGTCGGAGTATTGCTGATGCTGCTGATAATGTGGATAGTAGTTGATGGCCGTGTCAAGACTTTGCTGGATGGCAATAAGCAGACTATTACAATAGGTGTTTTTTCCGATAGCTATTGGGGTGTTCAGAATGGATATTCATATCAGATAATAGATGACGCAATCAAAATTTTCGAGGATGAACATCCAGGGGTGAAAGTGGAGTATGTAAACGGAATTATAAAAAATGATTATTCAGAATGGCTTGCAGAGCAGCTGCTTAATGGAACAGCACCAGATGTATTTTTTATAATGAAAAGTGATTTCAATGATTTCGCCCAGCTTGGTGGTTTAAAAGATTTGAGTGGATTCATAAAAAGTGATACCGATTTTTCAGAAGATGATTTCTATAAGTCGGCTTTTGAAAGCGGGAAATATATGGACACGCAGTATGCATTGCCATATGAATGTGCGCCAAGACTTATGTTTATCAATAAGACTATATTAGACCAGGAAAATATTCCCATGCCGGATAAGGACTGGACATGGGAGGATTTCTACAATCTGTGTAAGAATGTGACAAAGGATACAAATGGGGACGGTGTCATAGACCAGTTTGGTGTAGTTGGATATTCATGGAAGGATGCATTTTACGAGAATAATGTCAACTTATTTAACGAAGATGGCACACAGTGTAATCTTGTAGGTGATAATGTAGAGGAAGCAATCCGTTTTGTTGAGAAGTTAAATAGTCTCACTGAGGGATATGAGGTTACAAGTAAGGATTTTAATTATGGAAAGGTTGCATGCATGCCGATGCTGTTTTCAGAGTATCGTGCATACAAATCATATCCGCTTAGCATTAAGAAGTATTCAGGATTTGAGTGGGAGTTCGTTGAGATGCCAGCTGGAGCACAGGGAGATAATGTATCAGAGCTTGACACACTTCAGGTTGGTATGAATGCCCGAATGAACAATGAGGGGCTTGCATGGGAATTTATGAAGCTGCTCACGTCAGACAGCCGTATTCAATCGGAGATATTTGATTATTCAGAGGGCGTATCTGTTATAAAGGCTGTTACAGAGTCAGATGATACGAGAATGGTATTGGAGAGGGCTTCCAACGACAGAGTCAATATGAGTACAGAAGTACTTGAGGATGTACTGAATAATGCCGTAGTTGATCCTACTTTCCGTAATTATGATTCGGCTATGGAACAGATAGATCAGTCCATGCAGGAAATTATGGGCGGCAACAAGAATATAAGCATGGAACTTATAGTAAGCAACAGGAAAATAAACCAGTATTTAGAAGACATAAAATAGAAATGTGACAAATGTCATGTGGGTGCATGACATATTTCTTAAAAAAAAGTGACGCATGTAAGGTGAATATGCGTCACTTTTTTTTTATACTTTTTTTAGAAACAAGGTAACTATTCAATAACCTTTCTAAAAAATAAAAAACGCGCCTCATATATGAGCAACAGCTACGAAGTAGCGAAACTGCACAATACAACGTGCGGTTTTGCGAATATATGAGTATAGGAACTGGATGGTTACGTTAGGAATGAAGAAGGAGGTAATAGTAATGAAGTACATTGTATTGGTCAGTCATGGCATGTTTGCACCTGGACTGCATGATGCATTGGGGATGCTTGTAGGTGAGAACAGGGAAGATATTCTTTCTACCAGCCTAAAAAATGGCATGGGTGCAGATGAGTTCGCAGAGAATGTGAGAAAACTCATATCTGTTGTAAAAGAAGATGATGAAATCCTTTTGTTTGCAGATTTGCTCGGTGGTTCACCACTTACTGTGAGTGCCAATGTGATAGCAGAAGAAGGATTGCTTGACAGAACAACAATGATTAGCGGGATGAACCTTCCACTTGTCTTAAGCGCAGCAGTGATGAAGGATGATATGGATATCGACGAGCTTAAAGCAGAATTGATTCCAGAGGGACAGGACGCTATTACAGAATTTACAATTCAGGCAACTGAAGATGAAGATGATATTTAATGTAGAGGAGGAAATTACAAATGGCAGTTTCATTTATTCGTGTTGATGATCGTATGATTCACGGACAGACATGTACAAGATGGTCTCTTGAGTATCCATGTGATGGATTAATCGCTGTAAATGATGCAGCAGCAAAGAATCCTGTATTAAAAGCAGCATACAAGAGCGCAAGCGGTAAGAAGACTTTCGTATGGACATTGGAAGAGTTTCAGGCAAAATGCGGCAAGGTACTTGCAAGCAAGGACAATTATTTCCTGATTACCAAAAATCCAATAGACATGAAGAAGATTCTTGTAGATCAGGCTTTCAAGCCAGGACTTAACAAGGTAATAATCGGACCTTGCAATGACAGACCAGGAGCTACAAAGCTTGGTAACAACCAGTCAATCACACAGGAAGAAGCTCAGGCTCTTGAGGACATCACAAATGCAGGTTACAATGTAGAATTTGCATTATTAAAGGAAGAGGCAATTGGACCATGGTCTAAATTCAGAGGCCAGTTTGGATTTAATTAGGGAGGAATGAAAAATGACAATTAGTTGGTTTCAAGCCGTAATATTGGCAATATTTGCATGTTTATCAAGTATGCCAGGTCTTGGCGGTTCTTCAATAGGTAACTATACATTAGGTCGTCCGCTTGTAGGTGGACTTGTATGTGGTATCGTTCTTGGCGATATACCTACTGGTATCATGGTAGGATGTGCAATGCAGATTATCTACATCGCACTTGTAACTCCAGGTGGAACTGTTTCAGCAGACGTTCGTGCTGTCAGCTACATCGGTATCCCTCTTGCAATGGTTGCACTTAAGAGCTATGGTCTTGAGGCATCAAGTTCAGAAGGAACAGCACTTGCTACATCATTCGGTGCCATGGTTGGTACTGTAGGAACAGTATTATTTTATGGAACAGCAACAATCAACCTTGTATGGCAGCATATCGGCTGGAAAGCAGTTGAGAAGAGAGAGTACAAGAAATTATATCTCGTAGATATGGGATTACCTTGGATTTCTCATTTGATTTGTTCATTCATCCCAACACTTATTATGTGTAAATTAGGCGCTAACGTAGTTGAACTTATCAAGACTACACTTCCTATGGATGGTATCGCAATGAAGACATTATTTACAGTAGGTTCATTACTTCCTTGTGTAGGTATTGCAATTCTCTTAAAGCAGATTGTTAAAAAAGCAACAGATTTCATTCCATTCTTCTTTGGTTTTGTACTTGCATCATCAATGGGTGTAAATCTCGTTGGAGCAACAATTATTGCAGCAATGTTCGCTGTTATGAACTACAAGATTAAGATGCTTGCAATCAGAAAACCTGCAGTAGCATCAGGTACTTACGATGATGATGACGAGGAGGATATATAAGATGGAGAAGAAATTATCTAAAAAAGCTTTATTGAAATCTTTCCATAACTGGTATTATGGACATCTGACATGTTTTTCTCAGGAACACATGCAGACATTTGGTTACCTCTGTGCAATGCTTCCATTAGTAGAAGAATTGTATGATGATGAAGAGAAAAAAGCAGAGGCAATGAATACATACACAGCTTTCTTCAATACAGAGCCACAGCTTGGAACAGTAGTAATCGGTATTACAGCCGGTCTTGAAGAGGCAAGAGCAAACGGAGAAGATGGTGTTGATGATGAAACAATCAACGGTTTAAGAGCTGGTCTTATGGGACCAATAGCTGGTATCGGTGATTCACTGGTAGTTGGAACAGTTATTCCTATTTTACTTGGAATCGCACTTGGTATGTCAACAGGTGGTTCACCATTAGGTGCAATCTTCTATATTATAGTTTGGAACTTATTTGCTTATTTTGGAATGAAATTCCTGTATTTCAAGGGCTATCAGCTCGGTGGAAAAGCAGTTGAATTCCTGGTAGGACCTCAGGGTGAAGCAATCAGAGATTCAATTTCTGTACTTGGTGGAATGGTAATCGGTGCAGTTGCTGCAACATGGGTAAGCGTAACGACCTCATTTAAACTCTTTAATGATGAAGGTGAAGCATATCTTGTTTTACAGGATAAATTCAACGAGGTTTTACCTGGTTCTCTTACAGCAGCATTTGTTATGTTATGCTGGTACTTAATGGCAAAAAAGAAATTATCACCTGTAAAAGTAATGTTACTCTTAGTAGTAGTAGCGTTCGTAGGTGTATTGGTTGGATTCTTTGATCCTAATCTTTCATACTAATTTCTTTTATATATTTCTTTTACTTTTTCTCGGGCAGATACAGTATTGCATCTGTCCGGGACTTTATAATTACATCTTGGTCGAAGATGCCCCTTCTTCTACAGGGGGAGCAAATATTGAATATACATTCGGGTAATCTCTTAATGAGGTATTGCGAAAATTATAGATTGATGTGGGAGGGTAATATGATCGAATCCAGAAAGAATTTTTTAACGGTTGAAGCAGACAGACAGATTAAGGCACTCAAGCTTATAGGACGTTGGAGAACAATGTGTATAGGGCTTTCTGCAATCGGTGTGCCATTTATTTATGCGGGCTTTTGTGGCATGAATCAGGCTATATGGATGAGAGTGGTTGGAATAATACTCCTGGTAATTGGCTTTATATTAGCAGCCATATTAAATCTTGGAATCAAAAATGGAAAGAGAAACGTAAATAAAATTCTGGCAGTGATAGAGGGTAAGTAGTATGGGCAATAAATATGCTCTTATTTGTATGGATTTAGATGGGACTCTTTTAGATGAGAAAAAGCAGATTTCAGAGCGTGCAAAAAAGGCGCTGTATGAGGCAAAAGAAAGAGGAATCTATATTGCGTTTATATCAGGCAGAATGTTGCATGCTGTCGAACTTATAGAGAAACAGCTGGGATTTAAGTGTATCGAGGGAAGTTCGGCTGGTACATATATAACAATGGATGGAAAATGCATAGAAAGTCATACGATGGATTGTGATGATATGCTTTTTGTGTATGACAATTATGCGAAGAAATATAATATTCCGCTGTGGATATATCAGGCAAATAACTGGTATGTTACAGAGGTGGATGAGATGGTTGAGAATGAAAGTAAGATTATAAATTATTCGCCAGAAGTAGTTAATCCGCATGAACTTGCCAGGCGTTGGAAAGAAGAAGGAATAAGACCGAACAAGGTTTTGATCGGTGCGGATGAGAAGATTGTTGATGAAATAAAGAACAATCTGGAAAGTGCAGATTTACAAAATCTTAGTTTCGCACGTTCGGCACCTATTTATCTGGAGATAGCACCAAAGGGTGTGAATAAGGGAACTGCAATCGCTGAGATATGCAATAAATTAAATCTTGACGTAGAAAAGACTATTGCGTTTGGAGATCAGGAGCTTGATGTCTCAATGATTCAGGCAGCAAAGACAGGTGTGGCAATGGGCAATGCACCAGACCATGTCAAGGAAGTGGCAGACATAATCACTCTTAGCAATGAAGAGGACGGTGTCGCTGTTGCAATGGAAAAATATGTATTAAATTAATTTGGAACACAGGATTCTTTGTATAGGATTGAGCTATAAATTTGCAAAGGAGGACTATGTGTGCGTATATGGAAAGCAATATTCAGCGTATTAACTATTATTTTTGGCTCACTGGGACTGATAAACATAGTTTCTACTGATATAACACTGCCGATTATGTTTGTCTTTATGGGATTAACTATGTTGACAAATGCAAAGGAGTGTTATGATAAAGGTGCGAAGAAAGATGCTATGATATTTGCAGGCATAGCGATTTTTGTCTATGTAGTCACAGCATATAATCTGATAAGCAGATTTATGTAACTTCCAGTTTGTAAAACTGATGGAATAAAAAAATGTAAAGCTGGGAGCATTAGCTTCTGGCTTTTTAAGTTAAAGCAAATAGAAGTAAATAATGGTCAAAAAACAATCGACATCCGACCTCGCACACGTTATGATATAGGTAATCTAATAAGAAAACAGTGTTATCATTACCGCATATTGAGTGAGAATGGTAGCCATAAATATGAATTCGTAGGAACGGAATGGTTGAACCCTCAGGGTGACAGTGTCACTCATTTGTCAGCGAGAGGTGCTTAACTTAGATGATTTTCAGTTTTCTTATTTTGACATGGATTTACAGGAAGGGTAGAAAAATCAATGATTTCATTGACTTATCTTAACTCAAAATAATATAGGTTTCCAACGAGGACTTGAACTCCTAAGTGACAAGTTTTTATTATTTCACTTGTCTACCTAGAAGGGAGCATATCAATTCTATGTACTCGTTTAGGATTATAGCTTGTATGGTTGAAATGGTTAATCCATGAAGTCATTCTTCTATATCCTAAGATATGATTAAAGCGTTCGTCATACTCCTTTATAAGTTCTGCCAATTTCATATTTTCTGCTTCTTGTTCAGGAATCTCGCGATGCAACCATTTATAGTAGGCAGATCTTGATATTTCAAGTTGCTTACACATCCAATTAATACTCCAGTTCTTTGTTTCATAAAAAAACTTTATTGCCATAAATTTTGAATCATAGCGGAGTTTTCCAAGCCTCACATCCTTTCGAAATCCTGTACTTTTTTTAATAATTCAGCCAACATATCCTTTTCTTGTAATTGTCTTTTTAGGCGAGCATTTTCTCTACGAAGGCGTTCTAATTCATCTACTTCTTCATCTGTTTTATGTTGTCCTCGCCTATCAGTTAATCCTTCTTCACCTTGTGTAATATACTTTCTTACCCAAGAATAGACCTGATTATAAGAAACACCATAAATACTTGCTGTTCCTTTATAATCGTGGTTGTGATTAATACAGTAATCCACGATTTTCTTACGTTCTTCAATGGTTGTTTTTTTTCTTGATTCTGCCATATAAACCTCCCGTTTAGGATTATAATCCCGAAGTTTTCTATTAGCATTATACAATAAAACCCATCGTCTAAGTGTTTCTTTTGAAGGAATTCCGTATCGAGCAGCAATCGTTCTTAAACTACCTTTTCCAGCAATATAATCTTCAACCGCCGAAATCTTATCAGATGATAAATAATTTCTGTTACCACTAGAAGGAAGAAATGCATCAACTCCATCCTGAAGATATCTTGGAATCCAATCAGTGATAATAGAATTGCCATTTTTGAAATGAATGCCATATTTATCACATAATTCCATTTCTGAAAGGTTTCCATATAAGTATTCTTCACATACTTTTATAATTATTTCTTTTGAATATTTAGACATAAAAAACCCCCTTAAGTAGATTTTGGTTATTTACCTTGTCTACTTAAGGGGAATCATACCACCCTGCTTCTGTTTTACGATATCGTTATTCCGGTGAAGACGACAGCAAAGAGCGTGCTGAAAGGATTGGAAGTGCAGAATGTTGGGGCTGGAGAATATCATATTGAAGTGGAGGAATAAAGAAAAATTTAAAAAAATTTATATTTTTAAGTTGACTTTTTAGCCTGTATGGCATATTCTGATAATAGCTAATAAAAGAAATTAGATTTCTACAGATCAAACTTCTGCAGGAAAAAGAAAAAGCTCAGAGTCGTGACCTCTGAGCTTTTTCTATTCCGTTATGTAAGGTGGCTTATACCTTTAGGCTGGTGCCGCTAATCGTCTCTTTCCAACCATTTGCAAATAAAGTAGCTAACAATACCTGCCATTACGGAGACAATAAAAGAAATTAGAATATCCACAGATTTCACCTCCCTTCTACCGGAAGGAGTCGCGGCTATTTAAGCATATCATATTACAAGTGATTTGGCAAAATGTTCACTGAAAGAGAAAATAGGGCTTTAAGTTATATTGAAATGTAGAATATATATAAAGAGATTGAAAAACAGAAAGAAAAATTGTATAATTTTACCTATAACAACAAAGGAGGATCTTTAAAATGGATCGTTTGAAAGGTAAAGTAGCTATTATTACAGGAGGTAACTCAGGAGTTGGAGAAGCAACAGCAAAAATGTTCGCTAAAGAAGGCGCAACTGTTGTTATCACAGCAAGAAGAGAGGCTGCTCTGGAGAAAGTAGCAGAAGAGATAAAAGCAGCAGGCGGAGAAGTTTATGCTGTTTCAACAGATATCTCGAAGAAAGGAGATCCGGAGCGATTGATGGATCTCGTGATTGAAAAGTATGGCAAGGTAGATATTCTTGTGAATAATGCAGGAATCCTTGAGGAAGGGCTGAAACCAATCGATCGATTCTCAGACGAAGATCTTGATCGTATCGTAGAGACGAATGAAAAAGGAACTATGCGCTGCATGCGTGCAGCAGCACAGAAGATGCAGGCAGGAGCATCCATCGTAAATGTTGCTTCTATTGCCGGAGTAAAGGGATGTGGCGGAGCTGCTTATGTAGCATCAAAAGCAGCAATTGTAGGTGTGACAAAGCATACAGCACTTCGTTTCCAGGCAACAGGTATTCGTTGTAATGCAATCTGCCCGGGAAATATTATTACACCAATGACATCAGGAACAAATCCGGCAGCACTTGATCCGGATATGATTGGTGCGATGTCAACACATAGTAATCTTAGAACACCATCTTGTACAGCCGAAGACGTAGCAAATGTAATTTTGTTCTTTGCAAGTGATGAATCAAAGGCGATTACAGGACAGGCAATTGTAACAGATTTTGGAGCTATGCTGTAAGAATATAATATGGTTAACAAAAACAGGAGCAGAGATTGTTCCTGTTTTTGTTACTGTTCACAGTACCTGTGACCAGCAACGCATCTCACCATTTTAAATCGCCTTTGGCGATGGGCGAGATGCCGTTCAAGATAAAACGTGCATCCTCCGTGCCAATCAGCGTAGTGATTGACACGGGAGTGAACAGTAACCCTGTTTTTTTACTATATTAGGAAAGTTTGCTCTAAGGGGTGTTCATTTTGGGAAATATACTTTATGCTTAGAGTAAACAAAAAAAGAGTGGTGAGATAAGATGAAAACAAGAGAGGAAGCAGTTACCTATGGTCTGACTTTTCAGGACAGCTATGAAGACAGACCCTTCAAAGACCAACGATGGCAAGTAATCCGTGTAAAGCCAAGTAAAAAGATATTTTTGTGGATTTATGAAAAAGACGAAAAGATTTGCTTGAATGTAAAGACTGATTTTAGATGGAGAGATTTCTGGCGTGCTGCGTATCCGTCAGTAATTCCAGGATATCATCAGAACAAAGAGCATTGGAATACAATTATTCTGGATGGATCTGTTCCGGACAAGGATATTAAGCAGATGATCGGCGAGAGCTATGACCTTGTGACAGACAGCCCTACGAAAAGAATCTATGAGGCTGTGAAAAAGATTCCGAAAGGGCATGTGGCAACTTACAGTCAGGTTGCGAAGATGGCAGGAAATGAAAAGATGTCTAGGGCTGTTGGGAATGCACTTCACAAGAATCCAGATCCGGAGCATATTCCATGTTTCCGTGTCGTGAATGCAAAAGGAGAGCTTGCCGGAGCATTTGCGTTTGGCGGAGCGAATGTGCAGGCAGAGCTTTTGAGAGAAGATGGTGTGGAGGTTATAGATGGAAAGGTGGATCTGAAAAAGTATCGGATGTAACGATGGAATGAGATTTTATCTTAGACCACTGAAAAAAGAAGAAATTGAGGGAGCGAGTTTGTTGAGCGATGAATGTGTGGGAAAGAATCTTTATCCAACAGAGGAAATTGCTGCAACGCTTAATGATCAAGAAGGAATATCGGGGAAATGAACTTGCGGTAGAAATGATGCGGAGATTTACTACAAATTACTTTAGGAGGGATGAAGGATGAAAATTAAACTTTTACCCAAATTTATCATTTCACTGGGGATTGTTGGGTTGATACTTACAATTGCGACATCACTCTTTAGTTATGCGACGTCTAAATCCTACCTTGGGAAAATGTATGCAAAGCGAGTGATGACAAATTGTAATGTTATAGCTGCGATGATTGATGTGGAAGATGTAAAAACAATTATTTCGGATGGAGGAAATCAGACACCGGAGTATCAAAAAATGTGCAAACTTTTTAACCAGCTGAAAAAAGATGGTGACGTTACATCTCTTTCACTCGTAGTTCCGGACGAAGATAG
This Ruminococcus hominis DNA region includes the following protein-coding sequences:
- a CDS encoding sensor histidine kinase — protein: MDRNSTLQIQFSFMKNLNFLILIFISVVTMFGVRGCINDKSALDFLNTAGKLPVAQWKIFILSIGYFICLLFLLSLQCKNNFELFIKITVEILVGLMICNTVYFGYAGVILLILADAIQYAPNMKYRLWVILIACIIYMIVDANVISTVYTCVPLETMWMYYDVNSRVLLFAVLKFLNALNLFSFIYYMVVLIVDQMSEKKRILCLNEELEQKNAQLLEYAKQMETVVQTKERNRLAREIHDTLGHALTGIITGLDACIMLIDVAPDAVKTQLTAIADVARQGMTDVRRSIKALRPDALDKIKLKEALKQMISEISQSTGVKIQFDCDIEFDYFNQDEEDVVYRIVQESITNGIRHGKASEINVNIQREYNLLTITIKDNGIGCPDVKQGFGLHHMHERLQMLNGRLKYDGSDGFTVCAEIPIRWGEEKND
- a CDS encoding IS3 family transposase, whose translation is MCKQLEISRSAYYKWLHREIPEQEAENMKLAELIKEYDERFNHILGYRRMTSWINHFNHTSYNPKRVHRIDMLPSR
- a CDS encoding Cof-type HAD-IIB family hydrolase, translated to MGNKYALICMDLDGTLLDEKKQISERAKKALYEAKERGIYIAFISGRMLHAVELIEKQLGFKCIEGSSAGTYITMDGKCIESHTMDCDDMLFVYDNYAKKYNIPLWIYQANNWYVTEVDEMVENESKIINYSPEVVNPHELARRWKEEGIRPNKVLIGADEKIVDEIKNNLESADLQNLSFARSAPIYLEIAPKGVNKGTAIAEICNKLNLDVEKTIAFGDQELDVSMIQAAKTGVAMGNAPDHVKEVADIITLSNEEDGVAVAMEKYVLN
- a CDS encoding PTS sugar transporter subunit IIA, whose amino-acid sequence is MKYIVLVSHGMFAPGLHDALGMLVGENREDILSTSLKNGMGADEFAENVRKLISVVKEDDEILLFADLLGGSPLTVSANVIAEEGLLDRTTMISGMNLPLVLSAAVMKDDMDIDELKAELIPEGQDAITEFTIQATEDEDDI
- a CDS encoding PTS mannose/fructose/sorbose/N-acetylgalactosamine transporter subunit IIC: MTISWFQAVILAIFACLSSMPGLGGSSIGNYTLGRPLVGGLVCGIVLGDIPTGIMVGCAMQIIYIALVTPGGTVSADVRAVSYIGIPLAMVALKSYGLEASSSEGTALATSFGAMVGTVGTVLFYGTATINLVWQHIGWKAVEKREYKKLYLVDMGLPWISHLICSFIPTLIMCKLGANVVELIKTTLPMDGIAMKTLFTVGSLLPCVGIAILLKQIVKKATDFIPFFFGFVLASSMGVNLVGATIIAAMFAVMNYKIKMLAIRKPAVASGTYDDDDEEDI
- a CDS encoding ABC transporter substrate-binding protein → MKDLQKNTILKSVGVLLMLLIMWIVVDGRVKTLLDGNKQTITIGVFSDSYWGVQNGYSYQIIDDAIKIFEDEHPGVKVEYVNGIIKNDYSEWLAEQLLNGTAPDVFFIMKSDFNDFAQLGGLKDLSGFIKSDTDFSEDDFYKSAFESGKYMDTQYALPYECAPRLMFINKTILDQENIPMPDKDWTWEDFYNLCKNVTKDTNGDGVIDQFGVVGYSWKDAFYENNVNLFNEDGTQCNLVGDNVEEAIRFVEKLNSLTEGYEVTSKDFNYGKVACMPMLFSEYRAYKSYPLSIKKYSGFEWEFVEMPAGAQGDNVSELDTLQVGMNARMNNEGLAWEFMKLLTSDSRIQSEIFDYSEGVSVIKAVTESDDTRMVLERASNDRVNMSTEVLEDVLNNAVVDPTFRNYDSAMEQIDQSMQEIMGGNKNISMELIVSNRKINQYLEDIK
- a CDS encoding PTS system mannose/fructose/N-acetylgalactosamine-transporter subunit IIB, whose product is MAVSFIRVDDRMIHGQTCTRWSLEYPCDGLIAVNDAAAKNPVLKAAYKSASGKKTFVWTLEEFQAKCGKVLASKDNYFLITKNPIDMKKILVDQAFKPGLNKVIIGPCNDRPGATKLGNNQSITQEEAQALEDITNAGYNVEFALLKEEAIGPWSKFRGQFGFN
- a CDS encoding PTS system mannose/fructose/sorbose family transporter subunit IID, which encodes MEKKLSKKALLKSFHNWYYGHLTCFSQEHMQTFGYLCAMLPLVEELYDDEEKKAEAMNTYTAFFNTEPQLGTVVIGITAGLEEARANGEDGVDDETINGLRAGLMGPIAGIGDSLVVGTVIPILLGIALGMSTGGSPLGAIFYIIVWNLFAYFGMKFLYFKGYQLGGKAVEFLVGPQGEAIRDSISVLGGMVIGAVAATWVSVTTSFKLFNDEGEAYLVLQDKFNEVLPGSLTAAFVMLCWYLMAKKKLSPVKVMLLLVVVAFVGVLVGFFDPNLSY
- a CDS encoding response regulator transcription factor; translated protein: MIKILIADDQELIRQSLQIILNNEQDFEVTDAVENGVKVIRSIRKNKPDVILMDIRMPEMDGVVCTQIVKENYDDIKIIILTTFDDDEYVFNALKYGASGYLLKGISMKELSDSIRKVYKGNAMINGDIASKVVKLFSKMARSNLVIQVDEKQSESLKDNEWQIISQVGCGLSNKEIATKLNLSEGTVRNSLSTILSKLCLRDRTQLAIWAVQTGAIYHNLEDGVE
- a CDS encoding sugar ABC transporter substrate-binding protein encodes the protein MKKNRYLLSVIVLAIWIAVIAFFLMILKQNHFEMLDFSDRHLVGASYMTMNNEFYKIVSEEISQKVEAEGDQLILRDPALSVDRQIEQIKEMLDMGIDVLVLTPVDWESLTDVLTEAKEKGVYIVVVDSNVKESALVDCTITSDNYAAGKMIGEYLVSQKQEAKVVLMEHSTAKSGKDRIKGFLDAIKGYDGIEIVDRVECEGQLEIAMPKMKEIIESGTRFDQVFCLNDLASVGVVAALDEKNMLDKVDVYGVDASPDAKALIKEGMMKATAAQFPSRIGKAAAEKIYDLLQGKSVEDYIYIPVELVEQSNVDTYSVERWQ